One genomic segment of Sminthopsis crassicaudata isolate SCR6 chromosome 2, ASM4859323v1, whole genome shotgun sequence includes these proteins:
- the CHST8 gene encoding carbohydrate sulfotransferase 8, translated as MRLVFMFACIVLFGTAGLVVFIHLQDPVEIIPQQTPGVKYNAQRHRHDCPPGSSQDGRVTGHKSGALAKVSPQGSPGPGARSPEQQPGSLVVLVRDQAKPGPEGGRAQLRQRRRRLLIKKTPIVITLNSSTVTLAQLGPQDAGAPEGHWQRLYQVQRERKKTMRDTCAKYKSNSRRVVTPYHVSRIFVEDKYRVLYCEVPKAGCSNWKRVLMVLSGLASSTRDIQHNTVHYGNTLKRLDAFDRQGIAHRLNTYTKMLFVREPFERLVSAFRDKFEHPNSYYHPVFGKAILARYRVNATREALRTGSGVRFSEFVQYLLDVHRPVGMDIHWDHVNRLCSPCLIDYDFVGKFESMEEDADFFLRLVGAPRNLTFPRFKDRHSNEERTTTRIARHYFAQLSPLQRQRTYDFYYMDYLMFNYSKPFDDLY; from the exons GAGTAAAGTATAACGCTCAGCGCCACCGACAT gaCTGCCCACCAGGCAGCAGCCAGGACGGCAGAGTGACGGGCCACAAATCAGGAGCCTTGGCAAAGGTCTCTCCGCAGGGCTCGCCAGGCCCAGGGGCTCGGAGCCCGGAGCAGCAGCCGGGCAGCCTGGTGGTCCTGGTGAGAGACCAGGCAAAGCCCGGGCCGGAGGGAGGCCGAGCCCAGCTCCGGCAGCGCCGCAGGAGGCTTCTCATCAAGAAGACGCCCATCGTCATCACTCTCAACAGCTCCACCGTCACCCTGGCTCAGCTGGGCCCCCAGGATGCCGGGGCCCCCGAGGGCCACTGGCAGCGCCTCTACCAGGTGCAGCGGGAGCGGAAGAAGACCATGCGGGACACATGCGCCAAATACAAGAGCAACAGCCGCAGGGTCGTCACCCCCTACCACGTGTCCCGCATCTTTGTGGAGGACAAGTACCGCGTGCTGTACTGCGAGGTGCCCAAGGCCGGCTGCTCCAACTGGAAGCGGGTGCTCATGGTCCTCAGCGGGCTGGCCTCCTCCACCAGGGACATCCAGCACAACACCGTGCACTACGGCAACACCCTCAAGAGGCTGGACGCCTTTGACCGCCAGGGCATCGCGCACCGACTCAACACCTACACCAAGATGCTCTTCGTCCGCGAGCCCTTCGAGAGGCTGGTCTCCGCTTTCCGGGACAAATTCGAGCACCCCAACAGCTACTACCACCCGGTTTTTGGCAAGGCCATCCTGGCCCGGTACCGCGTGAACGCCACGCGGGAGGCCCTGCGGACGGGCTCGGGCGTGAGGTTCTCTGAGTTCGTCCAGTACCTGCTAGACGTGCACCGACCCGTGGGCATGGACATTCACTGGGACCACGTGAACAGACTGTGCAGCCCATGCCTCATTGACTATGACTTTGTGGGCAAGTTTGAGAGCATGGAGGAAGACGCCGACTTCTTCCTGCGCCTGGTCGGGGCACCTCGCAATCTCACCTTCCCCAGGTTTAAAGACAGGCACTCCAACGAGGAGCGGACCACCACGAGGATTGCCCGCCACTACTTCGCGCAGCTGTCCCCCCTGCAGCGGCAGCGCACCTATGACTTCTACTACATGGACTACTTGATGTTCAATTACTCCAAGCCCTTTGATGACCTGTATTGA